From the Glutamicibacter halophytocola genome, the window GCCGCCCAGTCCGCCTTCGGCGATCACGCGGTTGGCCTGGACGATCTGGTCCAGGATTTCCGCGGTGGACATGTTGCGGGTCAGCCCGGCCTGGCCGGTGGCGCAGAATGGGCAGTTCATGCCGCAGCCGCACTGCGAGGAGATGCACAGGGTGATGCGGTTCGGGTAGCGCATCAGCACGGATTCGACCAGCGAGCCGTCGAAGAGGCGCCAGAGGAACTTGATGGTCTTGCCATCATCGGTCTCCAGGCGCTTGACCTCGGTGAGCAGCTTCGGGAACATGGCCTGGACCAGTTCCTCGCGGCGATCCTTGGGAAGGTCGCTCATCTTCTCGGGGTCGGTGGTGTAGTGCTGGAAGTAGTGCACCGAAAGCTGCTTGGCGCGGAATGCCGGCAAGCCCAAGGCCTTCAGCTCAGCCTGGCGCTCGGCCAGGGTGAGGTCGGCGAGGTGCGTGGGCGGCTGGGAGACCCGGCGCTTGGTCGAGAACTGCAGTTCCGGGCGGCCATCGGCGCCCATCTCCTGCTTCCAGCCTTCTGCGGTGGGAATCACCTGCGAACGGCCTTCGGCATTGGCGCGGGATTTGGAAATGCGCAGCTGCTGGGCACGCTGAGCAGCGGCCTGCTCGGTACGCAGTGCCTTGCGCTCAACGGCGGTCAGTGTGGTGGAGTCGCTGGAAGTCATTACTACCTATTGTTTCACGTATCCGGGCAGTATTGGCGGTGAGTTTGGGCACGCGATAATGGTGCTGCACCGCCAGCTTAGCGCCAGTGCAGCACCACAGGATTCGAGCTGCTAGAACTTGCAGAATTGTTTCACCTGGTCAATCTTTCCCACACCGCCGGCCAGGTCCAGTTCGCCCACTTGGCCACTGGTGACCACGGCAGGACGTTCCTTATCAGTGCGAACACACTCTTCTTGCCGATCCTTGGTAGTCACCACGTCGCCGGTGGCATCCATGGTGACATTCAGCTCTCGCGCTTGCCCCCAGATCGGCTCGCCTGTCTCTGATTCTCCTTCATAGACGCGAACTGTGGCATCAATCGTGGCCTGCGAGAGTTTCTTATCGACGCTCACTTCCGCATCGTAGGCATACATGCCGACGATCCCCACTTCTTCACACCCGCTATCAGGATCCCATGACGGCAGTTGTCCCTCAGGGCAGTTGAAGCTCACCACCGCGACGTCGCTGAAGCCGTTCGTGTTCCCCGAAAAGCCGATCAGGTGCGAGGTTCCAGCAAACCCCTCCAATTCTCCCACCTGGGCAATCTCGGCTGTGACCCAGGTGGCAGTGCTCTTTTCGGGCGGTGCGGCAGTGGCTGGTGCGAATGCGGTCACTGCCAGCGCTGCGGCACCGGTGGCGGACAGAATTCCGCGAAATTTCATTGACATGCTGATTCCCTTCTCGCTTCGCGTGCGCCGTTGCATGCGAATGTAGGCTCAGCCAGTTTGTTCCCAGCAAGCCATTAATGCAATAGATGGATATAACAGTTACGGTTCTGATACCAGCGACTGATAATGGGCCCGATTTCCACTCTTCTGGATCAGGGGAAGTCACCCAGACAGGTCATCAATATTTACTTGGCGCTCTGCACTCCGCTCGACGCAGTGAGGCAACCTGGAACCACCGCTGGCCAGCGCAAAAGCCCTGCGGCGCGAAGGGCACGCCATTCGCGATGGCCAAACACCGCTAGGCATCCGAAAAGAATCCAGCTTGTTATCTCCTCGCAATACCCGCACGCGCCCTTCGACCCCGCGCCGCGACCAGCAGAGCGCGCTGAAAATGATGATTCGTGCGATCGATCCAGATCACCGGAAAACACGAAGAGGCGACCGGGTCCAAGGCATCACTGCACCTGCCGGAGGGGATCCGTCGGATCATCCGTGACGGCCAGTTCTGCCCCGGCGGCTGGCGAAGACCTCATAGCCATCTGTTCGGGTCGCGGACTCTTTGTCCCCGGCCTTCCTTGTCCAGCAACTCGGTGGCCTGCCCTGCACTCACTACCGCGCCACAGGACAGGCAGCCATGAATGGCGGATCGACCGGCTCCTGAGCTTGATCAGCTAGAAGTAGCTGGATTTTGAGGCTGTCGGAATTACGCGTTCACTGGTGATAATGACGTTCATCGTTGCGACGGCCCGCTGCACAGAATCAGCCGCCGGGGTGTCCTGGGCGATCTCGGCAATGCGTTCTCGCGCCTGGGGTTCGCTCATGGAGGATAGCTCTTCGGCCAGGACCTGGCGTGTTTTGCCCGTGGCTTGCAGAATGCACAACACCGCAGAGTCGCTGACGCCAGCCGTCTTCTCCCCGTGGATTTCGGCGGCAAGGTCGTTGCGGATCTGGCGCTCGATTTGGTCATTGAGCACATGAACGCGCTCCTTGCCCAACCCGAGCATGCTCCGCGCGCCGTATTCGACGATGCCTTGCCTGGCCAAAGAATCAGTCACCCGCCGGACATTACACAGCGAAGGGATTTTCACTGCTTCGCCAAGAGTGGTGACTGCCTTTTTCTCCAGCTTTTCCAGCGGAGCGGCCAATACCGGATCAGGGCAGGGACCGGCTCCGATGAACTGGATCCGGGAATCGGGGTCCTTGCTGAAAGCGATCCGGCCGGCAATCATCAGGTCCGAGAGCACCGCGGCGTTCATCCCGTATCCCGCAGCTGACATGACTGCTTCTGGCTTGTGGCGGTTGTCGGCCATCAGCAAGTAGAGCTTTTCTGAGATCAACATGCCTACAGGCTACCGATTCCACCCCGGTCGCGTCCTCAGTCTTTTGACGGATATTAGGATTTGGCCGGCAGCTGGGATTCTTCGGCGAGCCGTGCCTGATTCCGTTCTTCGCCATCGCGCGTCATGGCGGCAGTGGTTCGGATGAATACCGAAATCCACGAGAACATGATGGCCACGACAGACAGCTCGAAACCGGTC encodes:
- a CDS encoding GOLPH3/VPS74 family protein, giving the protein MLISEKLYLLMADNRHKPEAVMSAAGYGMNAAVLSDLMIAGRIAFSKDPDSRIQFIGAGPCPDPVLAAPLEKLEKKAVTTLGEAVKIPSLCNVRRVTDSLARQGIVEYGARSMLGLGKERVHVLNDQIERQIRNDLAAEIHGEKTAGVSDSAVLCILQATGKTRQVLAEELSSMSEPQARERIAEIAQDTPAADSVQRAVATMNVIITSERVIPTASKSSYF
- the rlmN gene encoding 23S rRNA (adenine(2503)-C(2))-methyltransferase RlmN; this translates as MTSSDSTTLTAVERKALRTEQAAAQRAQQLRISKSRANAEGRSQVIPTAEGWKQEMGADGRPELQFSTKRRVSQPPTHLADLTLAERQAELKALGLPAFRAKQLSVHYFQHYTTDPEKMSDLPKDRREELVQAMFPKLLTEVKRLETDDGKTIKFLWRLFDGSLVESVLMRYPNRITLCISSQCGCGMNCPFCATGQAGLTRNMSTAEILDQIVQANRVIAEGGLGGKKHPDERVGNIVFMGMGEPLANYKRVMNAVHRMVAEAPEGLGMSARGITVSTVGLVPAIRKLADENVPVTFALSLHAPDDELRDELIPVNSRWKVDEALDAAFDYYVKTGRRVSIEYALIKDMNDHEWRAEMLAKKLNARGRGWVHVNPIPLNPVPGSIWTRSEPDITSKFVRRLDELGVPTTLRDTRGKEIDGACGQLAADGDK